A window of the Henckelia pumila isolate YLH828 chromosome 3, ASM3356847v2, whole genome shotgun sequence genome harbors these coding sequences:
- the LOC140892013 gene encoding uncharacterized protein, protein MAAEEDIDVSALKSQLNEIHINWNQEMERSRSQGDALQEKITEVKADIQSDKDAKQELNVLWRRVKTSATLLTYLKSKARIIAVPHLAYISCCIKQLEGVGLVDKNFVPWAGWSRNIDVSSFHNTDEDTWTALSFQKGSLDEDDMVYINELLRSVKMVADVMEGLVKRVILAESETAVEKEKVTEGLEEIKNKGVQIENVSLKLEEMEQFALGTNCILNDMRQRVEDLVEETSRQRQRAAENEQELCRVKQDFESLKSYVSTLINVRETLISSEKQFQTIEKHFERLVAKTLQLENENSQKESEVQKLMEENVRLSALLDKKEAQLVAMNEQCKVMALNASNI, encoded by the exons ATGGCAGCAGAAGAAGATATCGATGTGTCAGCTTTGAAATCACAGTTAAATGAAATTCACATCAACTGGAATCAGGAGATGGAAAGGAGCCGGTCGCAAGGGGATGCCTTGCAAGAGAAGATTACTGAGGTGAAGGCTGATATACAATCCGACAAAGATGCAAAGCAAGAATTAAATGTTCTCTGGCGTAGAGTGAAAACTTCTGCGACATTATTGACTTACTTGAAATCGAAAGCAAGAATCATCGCGGTTCCTCATTTGGCTTATATTTCTTGTTGTATCAAGCAATTAGAAGGTGTAGGACTTGttgataaaaattttgtaccctGGGCTGGCTGGTCTAGGAATATAGATGTTTCTTCTTTCCATAATACAGATGAGGATACATGGACTGCCCTTAGTTTTCAGAAGGGTTCTCTTGATGAAGATGACATGGTCTATATCAATGAATTACTTAGAAGTGTAAAAATGGTTGCTGACGTAATGGAAGGACTTGTCAAGAGAGTTATTTTGGCAGAATCTGAAACTGCAGTTGAGAAGGAAAAGGTAACGGAAGGGCTGGAGGAGATTAAAAATAAAGGTGTTCAAATTGAGAACGTGTCTTTAAAATTAGAGGAAATGGAGCAGTTTGCTCTTGGAACGAACTGTATTCTGAATGATATGAGACAAAGGGTTGAAGATTTGGTTGAGGAAACTTCTAGACAAAGGCAAAGAGCTGCCGAAAATGAGCAAGAGCTTTGTCGTGTTAAGCAAGACTTTGAGTCTCTCAAATCCTATGTCAGTACTTTGATTAACGTAAGAGAGACACTTATTTCATCAGAGAAACAATTTCAGACAATTGAAAAGCATTTTGAAAG GCTTGTTGCCAAGACACTCCAGTTGGAAAATGAGAACAGTCAAAAGGAATCCGAAGTTCAGAAGCTGATGGAAGAGAACGTGAGACTGAGTGCTCTACTTGACAAAAAAGAGGCCCAACTCGTGGCCATGAATGAACAGTGCAAGGTCATGGCTCTCAATGCTTCCAACATATAG